The Acetivibrio saccincola genome window below encodes:
- a CDS encoding YARHG domain-containing protein, translated as MLKFKKIIIILVLVFFIWCANQVSFASLLSKGMTGNTIYPLNNNNIRLETQVININYNISKNKSHNFHEIEVIFNLHNTGEAAQIKMGFPNAANHEENLKDFEVLSYPDLTPFDVNLNLKEGMILTGIEDYYHYSYYSWTVDFEKNERKSLLVRYKLKSPDGIRYILKTGALWKGRIDEINVNVEFSEPVSSLEIDAVPENYYYSGKGIQWQFKNIEPSFDLYIKYVPVPEFYQLKNKFHAPYQRESDGYKWDKKLFYIGTMLEDFDGYLFECTDEELVLSEIKKRLDVCELIRNEIYARNGYIFSEEKWDDFFTIQSWYEPDVFFEYAKLNEIEKINIKQILEFEDAMKDFENKTYDEVIKALKEYSLKYDDEQKISYTKKSSSEINTTYSEITAWQERIEKNRKSFKELIRLPEKFTEFKTNCNSDGLPSTDINDLNMSNMYAYTNGIIKVSNGNSDTLFIDKDDSIFRLTNLESMKLKCISPDGKYVIMAGSSIPGFIEDDIYLISTLNGTSYLIGSGNWEDYQFIWSYDDSLQYRSLKKDTNIIYHFNPKDGTFLTLVIPINDFENFYVYEDNSVVLQSGNIIYHMDSKEQSIKKIIEDGNLMGFYPSDNKILYYKGSEIYEYNLSDGTTAKKVSLDEPIWKTQLIHNNMYIIYSGSQVIFCYNYNTNSLNKFSNIENAKDIKFSYEGDKLLYHRMNYSKPYESNSYIVYKDGGLKVPLNVESANCIWIDNDNFVNYSYDQDAKDIIKTNTCVTENTTEYYNTYSKSINNKVNPAFDFNKLFICVCFVLLITLCIIYWLYKKKMKAFN; from the coding sequence CAGGTGTCTTTTGCAAGCCTGCTTTCTAAAGGAATGACGGGGAATACCATATACCCTTTAAATAATAATAATATACGTCTTGAAACCCAGGTTATAAATATTAACTACAACATTTCTAAGAATAAATCACATAACTTCCACGAGATAGAAGTTATTTTTAATTTACATAATACAGGTGAAGCTGCACAAATTAAAATGGGCTTTCCAAATGCAGCAAACCACGAAGAAAATCTAAAGGATTTTGAAGTTTTATCTTATCCTGATTTAACACCTTTTGATGTAAACCTTAATTTAAAAGAAGGGATGATTTTGACAGGAATAGAGGATTACTATCATTATTCATACTATTCATGGACTGTGGATTTTGAGAAAAATGAAAGAAAATCCCTTCTTGTAAGATACAAATTAAAAAGCCCTGATGGTATTAGATATATCTTAAAGACTGGAGCCCTGTGGAAAGGTCGTATTGACGAAATAAATGTTAATGTGGAGTTTTCAGAACCTGTATCTTCTTTAGAAATAGATGCTGTGCCTGAAAACTATTATTACAGCGGAAAGGGGATACAGTGGCAGTTTAAAAACATAGAACCTTCTTTTGATTTATATATTAAATATGTACCTGTACCAGAGTTTTACCAACTAAAGAATAAGTTTCACGCCCCGTATCAAAGGGAATCTGACGGTTATAAATGGGATAAAAAACTTTTCTATATTGGTACAATGCTTGAGGACTTTGACGGATATCTTTTTGAATGCACTGACGAAGAACTGGTTCTTTCTGAAATTAAAAAAAGATTGGATGTATGTGAATTAATCCGCAATGAAATTTATGCAAGAAACGGCTATATCTTTTCAGAAGAAAAATGGGATGATTTTTTTACAATACAAAGCTGGTATGAACCGGATGTCTTCTTTGAATACGCAAAATTAAACGAAATTGAAAAAATAAATATAAAGCAAATATTAGAATTTGAAGATGCAATGAAAGATTTTGAAAATAAAACTTATGATGAAGTTATAAAAGCTCTTAAAGAATATTCCTTAAAATATGATGATGAACAAAAAATATCCTATACAAAGAAAAGCTCTTCTGAAATAAATACCACCTATTCAGAAATTACAGCCTGGCAGGAACGTATAGAAAAAAACCGTAAAAGCTTTAAAGAATTAATCCGGCTTCCTGAAAAGTTCACTGAATTTAAGACAAATTGCAATTCTGATGGTTTACCATCCACTGATATAAACGATTTAAATATGTCAAATATGTACGCTTATACCAATGGGATTATTAAAGTTTCCAATGGCAATTCAGATACATTATTTATAGATAAGGATGATTCCATTTTCAGGCTTACAAATTTAGAATCAATGAAACTAAAATGCATAAGTCCTGACGGAAAATATGTTATTATGGCAGGCAGCAGCATTCCAGGCTTTATAGAAGACGATATATATCTTATATCTACTCTAAATGGGACTTCCTACTTAATAGGCAGCGGAAACTGGGAAGATTATCAATTCATATGGTCTTATGATGATTCTCTTCAATACAGGAGTTTAAAGAAGGATACAAATATAATTTATCATTTTAATCCTAAGGACGGCACTTTTTTAACTTTGGTTATACCTATTAATGATTTTGAAAACTTTTATGTATATGAAGACAATTCAGTGGTCCTGCAGTCCGGAAACATTATTTACCACATGGACAGCAAGGAACAGTCAATAAAGAAAATAATTGAAGACGGAAACCTTATGGGCTTTTATCCGTCCGATAATAAAATTTTATATTACAAAGGCTCAGAAATATACGAATATAATCTTTCTGACGGCACTACAGCAAAAAAAGTATCTTTAGATGAGCCTATATGGAAAACCCAGTTAATACACAATAATATGTATATAATCTACAGCGGGTCTCAAGTAATTTTTTGCTACAACTACAATACAAATTCTTTAAATAAGTTTTCTAATATAGAAAATGCCAAAGATATTAAATTTTCTTATGAAGGTGACAAGCTTTTATACCACAGGATGAACTATTCAAAGCCATATGAATCAAATTCATATATAGTGTACAAAGACGGCGGTTTAAAAGTGCCGTTAAATGTTGAAAGTGCCAATTGCATATGGATAGATAATGATAACTTTGTAAATTACTCATATGACCAGGATGCAAAAGATATAATAAAAACCAACACCTGTGTGACGGAAAATACAACTGAGTATTACAATACATATTCAAAATCAATTAATAATAAAGTAAATCCGGCTTTTGATTTTAATAAATTATTTATTTGTGTATGTTTTGTTCTTTTAATAACTCTATGTATAATTTACTGGCTGTATAAAAAGAAAATGAAAGCTTTTAATTAA
- a CDS encoding HpcH/HpaI aldolase/citrate lyase family protein: MVFFDYLSEEQKKDFFYIPPKPFNKYTKRDVLAYCLGATLYMPATRTTIAEDILSKKHKGLSSLVICLEDAIGDKSLEYANGILESTVEKLFFHIESGKISYDDIPLIFIRPRNESHMVSIFERISPYISVITGFVFPKITCANARTYFESLEKINKGLDTSLYAMPILETEDFIYHEKRSHSLKYIGEIFEEYKNYILNIRIGATDFCSLFGIRRNEDTTIYDIAVIRNCIELIINQFLRKGSGFVLSGPVWEYFSSGERLLKPQLRLSPFTEHGSFGIKLREKLINKSLDGLIREVLLDKANGIIGKTIIHPTHIIPVEALYVVSHEEYTDACNIIDNNGGEKGVFKSSYSNKMNEIKPHLSWAYNIIKRSEVYGVFHENKSFTDLLAEEEI; encoded by the coding sequence ATGGTGTTTTTCGATTATTTATCAGAAGAACAAAAAAAAGATTTTTTTTATATTCCCCCAAAGCCATTTAATAAATATACCAAAAGAGATGTTCTGGCTTATTGTCTTGGGGCTACTTTGTACATGCCTGCAACAAGGACTACAATAGCTGAAGATATATTAAGCAAAAAACATAAGGGTCTCTCTTCCCTTGTTATATGCTTAGAAGACGCTATCGGGGATAAATCTTTAGAATACGCCAACGGCATCCTTGAGTCAACTGTAGAGAAATTATTTTTTCATATTGAATCAGGTAAAATATCATATGATGATATTCCTCTTATATTCATAAGACCTAGAAATGAATCTCATATGGTCAGTATATTTGAAAGAATATCACCTTATATTTCTGTTATTACAGGGTTTGTGTTTCCTAAAATTACCTGCGCCAATGCAAGAACATATTTTGAAAGCTTGGAAAAAATCAATAAAGGGCTTGATACTTCCCTTTATGCAATGCCTATTTTGGAAACTGAGGATTTTATTTACCACGAAAAGCGCTCTCACTCTTTAAAATACATTGGAGAAATATTTGAAGAATATAAAAATTATATCCTTAATATAAGAATAGGCGCTACTGACTTTTGTAGTTTGTTTGGAATAAGAAGAAACGAAGATACAACCATATATGATATAGCTGTTATAAGAAATTGTATTGAATTAATTATAAACCAGTTTTTAAGAAAAGGAAGCGGCTTTGTTTTGTCAGGTCCTGTCTGGGAGTATTTTTCCAGCGGTGAAAGACTTTTAAAACCACAGCTTAGGCTCAGTCCTTTTACTGAGCACGGCAGTTTTGGTATAAAACTGAGGGAAAAATTAATCAATAAATCCCTTGACGGTTTAATAAGGGAAGTTTTACTTGACAAAGCAAATGGCATCATAGGAAAAACAATCATCCACCCTACTCACATAATTCCTGTAGAAGCGCTTTATGTTGTAAGCCATGAGGAATATACCGATGCATGCAATATAATTGACAATAACGGTGGTGAAAAGGGTGTTTTTAAAAGCAGCTACTCTAATAAAATGAATGAAATAAAGCCACATTTAAGCTGGGCTTATAATATAATCAAAAGATCAGAAGTATACGGGGTGTTCCATGAAAACAAATCTTTTACAGACCTTCTTGCAGAAGAAGAAATTTGA
- a CDS encoding phosphoribosyltransferase family protein gives MKTNLLQTFLQKKKFEIVNGLTIDIDVSKNPYNIPIENLFSMAMRINTKRRFLFVSSVLGKHLAVDPFIPMLTGTALAIRFLKKIYNIESLVEKDVIEALKTGQNLKETYKKVISSRIVPPEKLIFVGFAETATALGHSMFEFFSDNSFYIHTTRENIQDINPSISFEEEHSHATSHRLYDCSDVLKSSKGSVIIVDDEITTGKTLYNIISSMDKYSKRKKYIIASILDWRSEESKKLFYHLEKKLGIEITFISLLSGEFSVNEDLYAINAFIDEINLKNPDAKSDSNDINHSINKVNFIDEPEIIKLSLKDFKLDTLNYTSTHSYEENNNSCYLSSTGRFGIVSSLWNDTEEKIKKAGGYLKSIRKGKRILCLGTEEFMHIPMKIASYMGDGVKFHSTTRSPIYPINKENYAIKSAIKFKSPNEVGVPNYIYNIPVNYYDELYIFFERNFDDKTLEPLLTKLKLTKIPRIYVVNLV, from the coding sequence ATGAAAACAAATCTTTTACAGACCTTCTTGCAGAAGAAGAAATTTGAAATTGTAAACGGGCTGACAATTGATATAGATGTTAGCAAAAATCCGTATAATATACCTATTGAAAATTTATTCTCAATGGCAATGAGGATAAATACAAAAAGAAGATTTCTTTTTGTAAGCAGTGTTTTGGGAAAACACTTGGCTGTTGACCCTTTTATACCCATGCTTACAGGCACTGCCCTTGCTATTAGGTTTTTAAAGAAAATTTATAATATAGAATCTTTGGTGGAAAAAGACGTTATAGAAGCTCTTAAAACCGGACAAAACCTAAAAGAAACCTATAAAAAGGTTATCTCCTCTAGAATTGTGCCCCCTGAAAAGTTGATTTTTGTTGGCTTTGCTGAAACAGCCACTGCACTGGGGCATTCCATGTTTGAGTTTTTCTCAGACAACAGTTTTTATATTCACACTACAAGGGAAAATATACAGGACATTAACCCTTCCATAAGCTTTGAGGAGGAACATTCCCACGCCACCTCCCATAGGCTTTATGACTGTAGTGATGTATTAAAGTCCTCAAAAGGATCTGTTATTATTGTAGATGACGAAATTACTACAGGAAAAACACTGTACAATATTATAAGTTCAATGGATAAATACAGCAAGAGAAAAAAATATATTATTGCAAGTATTTTGGACTGGCGCTCTGAAGAAAGTAAAAAATTATTTTATCATTTAGAGAAAAAGCTGGGTATTGAAATTACTTTTATCTCCCTCCTGTCTGGAGAATTTTCTGTAAATGAAGATTTATATGCTATAAATGCATTTATAGATGAAATTAACTTAAAAAACCCTGATGCAAAATCAGATAGCAATGATATTAATCATAGCATTAATAAAGTAAATTTTATAGATGAGCCTGAGATTATTAAATTATCTTTAAAAGACTTTAAACTTGATACCCTGAATTATACATCAACTCATTCCTATGAAGAGAACAATAATTCCTGCTATTTAAGCTCCACAGGAAGATTTGGCATTGTCTCTTCCCTATGGAATGATACAGAGGAAAAAATTAAAAAAGCTGGTGGCTACTTAAAAAGCATACGCAAAGGAAAAAGGATTCTGTGCCTTGGCACTGAAGAGTTTATGCATATTCCAATGAAAATTGCATCTTATATGGGAGATGGGGTAAAGTTTCATTCCACCACCAGAAGCCCTATTTACCCAATAAATAAAGAAAACTATGCTATAAAAAGTGCAATTAAGTTTAAAAGCCCCAATGAAGTTGGTGTACCAAATTATATTTACAACATACCTGTAAATTATTATGATGAACTCTATATATTTTTTGAAAGAAATTTTGATGACAAAACATTGGAACCATTGCTTACTAAACTAAAACTCACCAAAATTCCAAGGATTTATGTTGTGAATTTGGTATAG